One window from the genome of Hippoglossus hippoglossus isolate fHipHip1 chromosome 10, fHipHip1.pri, whole genome shotgun sequence encodes:
- the fgfbp2a gene encoding fibroblast growth factor-binding protein 2: protein MWTQASAPLLLLLACCLRPAEAQSDGRRQNIWDDPIKFKTKAKDSCTMTITGHGDYTRLRLSCRSSEGSYWCEYVGKPYNCRTYNKNPRHYFIQMMWGFRKLHNACQAPKTIRPQMCRRATDDSQMIFSSASSSHLWQDHSPRPKLGPQPARPEPRPAPTRPESGRKPSSKSTPVQLREKTSERTTPLPMTPPVESNAKRIARRYCWRSLHGICSFVIGLFRN from the coding sequence ATGTGGACCCAGGCCAGcgctccgctgctgctgctgctcgcctgctGCCTCAGGCCGGCCGAGGCCCAGAGCGAcggcaggaggcagaacatcTGGGACGATCCCATCAAATTCAAGACCAAGGCTAAGGACTCTTGCACCATGACCATCACCGGTCACGGGGATTACACCCGGCTGAGGCTGTCGTGCCGGAGCAGCGAGGGCTCCTACTGGTGCGAGTACGTGGGGAAGCCTTACAACTGCCGCACCTACAACAAAAACCCCCGACACTACTTTATCCAGATGATGTGGGGCTTCAGAAAACTCCACAATGCCTGCCAGGCACCAAAGACGATCAGACCTCAGATGTGCAGGAGGGCGACTGATGACTCTCAGATGATCTTTTCGTCCGCTTCGTCGTCCCATTTATGGCAAGACCATTCTCCAAGGCCAAAACTGGGACCCCAGCCTGCAAGACCTGAACCTCGACCTGCACCGACCAGGCCGGAGTCAGGGAGGAAACCCTCCTCGAAATCCACACCAGTCCAACTGAGAGAAAAGACCTCGGAGAGAACCACTCCGCTGCCAATGACACCTCCTGTGGAGAGCAACGCTAAGAGGATTGCTCGCCGGTACTGTTGGAGGTCACTTCACGGCATCTGCTCCTTCGTCATTGGGTTGTTTCGAAATTAA
- the fgfbp1a gene encoding fibroblast growth factor-binding protein 1 yields MAFLTNLTILLVLACISHQLMLGSCQKGRRGRGGRGVDRGQNKDRSGVKVGRQSKSVSAQPIKGKLVTKDKSECTWAATGEDVFVLGVTCRKGDRSFSCEYVSQPSLCQRYTSNPKLYWKQIARALKKQRNLCQDGSAPVRAGMCRQAARDAHFRLRDVQRETVLPPPPPPPPAARAVKSCQPGNKRLAEEHCNDSWSSLCTFFFTMVQDDDC; encoded by the coding sequence ATGGCTTTCCTCACCAATCTCACCATCCTGCTGGTGCTGGCTTGTATTTCCCATCAGCTGATGTTGGGCAGCTGTCAGAAGGGTCGAAGGGGACGAGGGGGACGCGGGGTGGACAGAGGACAGAACAAGGACAGGTCAGGGGTGAAGGTCGGCCGCCAATCCAAATCTGTCTCCGCGCAGCCCATCAAGGGGAAACTGGTCACCAAGGACAAGTCTGAGTGCACCTGGGCGGCCACAGGTGAGGACGTCTTCGTCCTCGGTGTCACGTGCAGGAAGGGGGACAGAAGCTTCAGCTGTGAATACGTCTCCCAACCTTCCCTCTGTCAGCGGTACACCTCCAACCCCAAACTCTACTGGAAGCAGATAGCGAGGGCactgaagaagcagaggaaCCTGTGCCAGGACGGCAGTGCGCCGGTCAGGGCAGGTATGTGCAGACAAGCTGCCAGAGACGCTCATTTCAGACTCCGAGATGTTCAGAGGGAAactgtcctgcctcctcctcctccccctccacctgcGGCCAGAGCTGTCAAATCCTGTCAGCCTGGAAACAAGCGGCTGGCGGAGGAGCACTGTAATGACTCCTGGTCGAGTCTGTGCACGTTCTTTTTTACTATGGTGCAGGATGATGATTGctga